Within Elizabethkingia sp. JS20170427COW, the genomic segment TGGCTATAGGTATTATGAATATCTAATCTACTTTTACCTTTTCTTATCTTCTCCAATATAGGAGCAATACCAGATCTAAATTGATGTTTGCGAATAAAAAACCTTACATAAAGGACGGTTGTTACTAAGCCCAAAGTAGGAAGGAACAAATAAAAATAAAATTTATTTTGCCCCACAGCTTCACTCTGTACAGCGTGTGCAACCAAGTGAGTTAGTTTTTTTAAAACAGAAGATACCAATCCTCCTAAGGCTCCTACCAATGCCGCAACGATAATAATGAAAGTATTTTGTGACAAATGTTTTTTCCGCCATAAATTAAGCGCTACGATATGGTAAAGTAGTTTTTCAAACATGTTAAGAGGATGATTTTTCGTTATTTCTCGTAAAAATAACAAAAAATTTTATAAATCTAAAAAACGTACTTTTGTAAAGAGGAGAGTTTATGATTTCAACGAGTTTAAAAAATCAATCATCTTCTGGCCAGAATAGTCTGCCATTCCTTGGGTCTGATGAACTTTATTCCCATTTTTATCCAAAATGACCGTTGTGGGCAAAGTTCCTTGAAAAAAATAAGATGGAATAGCGCTATTGGAATAATAAACAGGAAGGTTCCATTGTTTATCTTTCATTATTTTTTCAGCTTTCATCTGATTTCCATCCACTTCCAGCAATACAAAAACTACCTCATCATCATTTTTAAATTGGTTATACAAACTTTGGATTGTAGGCATTTCCGCTCTACAAGGAGGACACCAAGTTGCCCAAAAGTTAATAAAGACTACCTTCCCCTCCAGGGATTGTAAATCTACCACCTCTCCTTGAGCATTTTTAAAAGACATCGATATTTGATTTTGTTCAGTTTGGCTAGGTTCAACTTTTTCTAATTTAGGTTGAAAAAGTCCCAGCTTCATCATTCCTTGTTGAACGAGCACTTTTACATCTGGGATAAAAAATATAATTAATAAAATTACGATTAAGCTATAATTGATAATCTTCTCTCTCTTTTTCTTGGTCTCCATAAAATCATTAAAGGTTTAAAGATAGTAAAAAAGCTTTATCTAGCGGTATTTAACTTTTAATTCCGTAAATTTACCTCATCATAAAAAATAAAAATGAACATTGTCGATTTATTGATTTTTGAACGTGAAAAAGTAGACTGGAAAGATGTCGTAATGAGTGAAGAAAATCGCAAATCTATAGACCAACTTTTAAAAGAATTCTACTACCTAGACGAACTAAAAAAGTACAACCTTCCTGTTAACAACAAAGTTCTCCTTTACGGACATTCGGGATGCGGAAAAACGATGACAGCTAAGGCAATTGCTTCTAGCCTTAACCGCGCGCTTCTTATTTTGGACCTCAGCAGCTTTGTATCTTCAAGGATTGGAGAAACAGCGAAGAATATCAAAATGGTATTCGAAAAAGCCGAAAGAGAAAAAGCAGTACTCTTCCTTGATGAGTTTGATCATATTGGAAAAATGCGAGGCAACGACGACCAAGATGTAGGAGAAATGAGAAGAATGGTAAACGCCCTTATCCAAATGATAGACCAATGCTCGGATAGGACTTTACTTATTGCTGCTACCAACCACCCCGATATTTTAGATGTTGCCCTATTAAGGCGCTTTCAAGTAAAAATAGGTTACAACATGCCAGACCACTCTGCCCTAGATCTGTATTACGACCAGTTGTTAAAAGACTTTCCTGAGGACTTAAAACACTTCGACAGAAAGTACGACATCTCCTATGCTGAGGCAAAAGATTTTGCGCTTACCAAAATGAAAGAATCTCTTATTAAAACTTTAGAAAACAATCTTTAAAAATATGGAATCTGATATTTTACACAATCTCGATATTATTTTAAAAAGAATAGAAAACGCTTGTATCAAAAGCAACAGAAACCCCGATGAGGTAAAACTGCTCATGGCAACTAAAACAGTATCTGCTGAAAAAATTAGTATTGCCTTAAAAGCAGGACAATGTTTAATCGGTGAAAATAAGGTACAAGAGGTTAAAGAAAAATATGAAGACCTGAAGCCTATTCCGCATACTTCGCATTTTATAGGCCACTTGCAAACCAACAAAATTAAAGATCTTTTGAGATGTGAGGTTTCTTGTATAGAATCTTTAGACCGTTACGATGCTGCCGAAAAGCTACAACAAAGATTAGAGTTTGAGGATAAAACAATGGATGTCTTTATCCAAGTTAACACCTCTAACGAAGAAAGCAAATTTGGAGTAGCTCCTAAAGATGCGGTAGAATTAGTAAAAAAAGTAGCACTTCTCGATAGGATAAAAATAAAAGGATTGATGACCATAGGACTCTTTAGCGCCGAAGAGGATAAAATACGCCCTTGCTTTAAGATTCTAAAAAACTTACAACAAGAGATTTTACAACTCCAAATTCCTAATGTAGAGATGAAAGAGTTGTCTATGGGAATGAGCGGGGATTTAGAAATTGCTATTGAAGAAGGTGCAACTATTGTAAGAGTAGGTACAGCCATCTTTGGAAAACGTATCTACCCGGATAGTTACTATTGGAATGAGGGAAAAGCCTAAAGCTTCTCTACCAATATTTTTTCAAGAACAACAATGCTGAAAGTTTCGGTAATACCGTCATAACTTACCTTTTTACTTTTATCGAAGCTTTCGGTTTCTAAAATTTGGATTTCGGTTCCTAATGCTAATTTTTTATTATTTAAGAATCGAAGGAAATCATCTGAAGAGCTATTCAATGCTACAAATTTCACTTGGCTACCCTCTTCACATTCACTCAATTTAAAATAATTTGTTTTAATGATATTCCCTTCTTTATCGGGTATAGGGGAACCATGAGGATCTGCTTTTGGGAAATTCAGTAGCTGATCTATTTTATCAAAAAACTGTTCGGATTGTATATGCTCTAACTCCTCTGCAATATTGTGTACTTGCTCCCATCCAAAGCCCATTTTTTCTACTAAAAACATTTCGGTAAGCCTGTGTTTTCGTACAATAAGAGCTGCCTTTCTCCTACCTTCCTCTGTTAGGATTATGGGTTTATAACTCTCAAAAACCACCCAACCTTCGGCTGCAAATTTTTTCATCATACTGTTCACACTTGGCATTCTAATCCCAAGGGTATCGCTGAGATCTTTCACTAGAATTTCATTCTTATGATTAGCTAGGTGAAATAGTGCTTTTAAGTAATTTTCTTTCGATAGAGAATTCATAGCCCAAATTTAAATTAAAAAAATGGGTTACACAACGTAAGTTTCCTTCTTACTTTAGCATCCTTGAATATCATGGGAGAACTACCAATGGGACTCTAGCTACATTGATAAGATCATTCACCAAAAATTTCCTGAATAGATGATCGCTAATCAAGCGAGATCCCTTCTGGACAATTAACATTTCACGATGTGCATTTTCAATAATATTATCAATATTATTCAATAAATCTCTACCCTCAAAAACCGCTATATCAGTATTATATTTCTCAGAAAAAAGATTACTTAATTCTCTAAGTTTCATCTCAACACTCGATGTATCTTCCCCTGATTTTGCTAAATGGAAAAAGGTAATGTTACATTTTTTACCGTCTATAAAATTTAAAAACTTTGTTAATTCTAAAATATTAATGGTCACTTTATCACTTACCGCTACAAAAATTTTTTCCTGACAAAAAACTGAAATTTCCTGAGGAAGAGCAACCAATGTATTCCCTATCCTCTCTACTAGCTGTATTGCTATATTTCCAAAAAATAATTTCCTAAGTATCCCTATTTCTTTTATTCCTATAAATATTAAATCTTGGTATTCTGTAGTTTCTATTTTGTTATAATATAATGGAAAGGAAAGTTCGGACACATGATAATCCACTTTTATATTTTTAGACAATATTTTTGAAGACAGTTGTTTAAGACTTGCTAATGCTTGTTCATTAACCTTATTTACAATGTGTAATTTATCTTGAGCCTCAGCAAAAGCAGGCACCATGATATTGGTTTGTGTAAATAGCAACAATTCTGCACCACTCCTTTTACTCCATTCTCCAGCATAGAGTAATAAATTTTGGCAAGTGTCTAGATTTTCTAAAAATAAGATGAATCTCTTTTTCATTCTTAAAATTTATTAAAGTTAGGGGTATCTTAGGCTTTCTGTTACTTTTTCAAAATCTTCGTCTTTATCTGCAATTACCATTAAGCGATCATTCTCTTTAATAATGGTAGATCCCCCTGGTCGGATGTACCTTTCTCCTCTTTGTATCATTACAATAAAGGCTGTTGTTGGGAAATTAAGATCTACAATTCTTTTATTTACCGCAAAAAAATCGGTATTTACTTCTACTTCTTTCATAGAAGATTTTGGTAAATTAAGCATAATCTTATCGATTTCTGTAAGCTTTTTCACCTTTTGAGGTAAGGCTACATTAAGCCATTTCGCCACGATAGACAACGTAGTACCTTGTATCAGCACAGAAGTAACGGAAATAAAAAACACAATATTGAAGATAACCGGTGCTTTCTCTATCCCTGCTAACAATGGGTAAGTAGCAAAAACGATAGGTACAGCTCCTCGTAAGCCTACCCAAGAAATATAGAACCTTCTTCTTAGTCTCATTTTAAAAAAAATAAGACTCAAGAAAACACTTGCAGGTCTTGCTACAAGAATAAGGAAAGCTGAAATCAGAATTCCTATTCCCATATACGGAACTATTTGTGAAGGAAATACTAGCAAACCTAAAGTTAAGAATAACACAATTTGCATTAGCCACGCAAGCCCATCATACATTTTATAAATAGCTTGCTTATGAATTAAATCTTGATTACCGAGATAAACTGCACATATGTAAATTGCCAAAAAACCATTTCCACCAAAAAAATCGGTTGCAGAAAAAGTAATAAACATCAACGCGATTACCAAAACAGGATAAAGCCCCTCAAAATCCAACTTAATAGAGTTAACAATCCACTTGCTTATCTTCCCAAATCCGAACCCTAAAATAGCTCCTAAAAGCATCTGCTTAAAAAATATAGGAATCATTGAAGTAAAACTTAAATCCTGATTCACAACCAAGGATAGAAACAGTAAAGTTAGTACATAAGCCATAGGATCATTACTCCCACTTTCTAACTCTAGCGTAGGTCGCAGGTTAGATCTCAGTGCTAAACTCTTAGATCTTAATATTGAAAAGACGGCAGCAGCATCCGTTGAAGAAACGATAGACCCTAGCAACAAGCTTTCGTAAATCGTAAAATCAGTTACCAACCATACAAAGCCTCCTAAAATAAGAGCCGTAAGTAACACCCCTATAGTGGACAGAGCCAACCCTTGTTTGAGAATAGGTTTTACCGCTTTCCAATTGGTATCCAATCCCCCAGAAAACAAAATAAAATTAAGAGATATTATTCCTATAAACTGTGCTGCTTTTGGATCATTAAAATGAATACCACCAATACCTTCCGATCCCGCTAACATCCCTACTGCAAGGAAAAACAACAATGTTGGAACTCCAAATTTATACGAAGTCTTTCCGACTATTATACTAATAAATAATAATAGCGATCCAACTAAAAGTATATTTTCCGTGGTTAAATTCATTTTACGATAAAATTAAGTGATTTGTTTGCTAATATATGAAATATTAATCGTTTTTAAGTACAAAAAAATCAATATTTATGCGATATACTTTAAAAAAAGTAGATTGTTTTTGGTTTAAAAATTCAAAATAATTTAATCTACAAATTCCATATACTTGGCTTTTATTTATATATTTGTTATAACATTCCTTACATCATTGATAATATAAAACGAATACATGAGAAAAAATAAAGATATCACACTCGTACTCTCTGGAGGTGGAGCTCGTGGATTAGCTCATATCGGTGTTATTGAAGAGCTAAATGCGCAAGGATATCAAATCAAAAGTATTACAGGAACTTCCATGGGAGCTTTGGTAGGAGGCTTATATGCTATGGGCAAACTAGAGGAATTTAAACTCTGGGTAAGTAAACTCAACCGATATAGTGTACTTAGATTGCTGGATTTCTCCTTTAAAAGTGGAGGCTTAATCAAAGGAGAAAAAGTCCTCAATCTCCTAAGAATCCTTATCCCTGGTGAGAATATAGAGAATTTGCAACTTCCCTTTCAGTGTGTCGCTACCGATTTACAGACCCAACAAGCTGTGGTCTTTAATTCTGGAAAAATCTACGATGCCATCCATGCCTCTATTGCAATACCTGGGATATTTAACCCTATACAAAAAGGAGAAATGGTCCTAGTGGATGGAGGTGTTTTAAATAACATTCCTACTCAGTTTGCAATTAAAACTTCTGAAACGGATAAGATACTAGCCGTAAATGCAAATGCTAAAATCCCTTATGGGGAAATCCAACATTCCCACCTCTCTTCCAATATGAGCATGTTTAGAATTAGCAACCGATCTATTTCTCTAATGATGGAAACCATTGGTAATTTTAACCTAAAAGAGTACCCAGCAGATTTTATGATTAGTCTTTCCCGATACTCTTGTGAATTATATGAGTTTTATAAAGCAGAACAACAAATAGAATATGGCAGAAAAGTTGCCCGAGAGCAACTTTCCGAATATCCTTTTTAACACTATTTTTTCTTTCTAGCTTTTTGCTTTTGCTGACCTCTATTTTTAGGTTTAGTCTTTGGTGGTTTTCTTTTGGTTGGACCTCCCAAGTTAATTTTTTTATTTTTTGCTTTTTTCTCATGGAAAGCTCCTCCTCCCAACTCTATATTAGGAGCTTTGGTCGGGTTTTTCATTTTAACAACCTCTTTCTCCGACTCTATTTTTTTAGGATTAATTTCTACCTCCTCAGGGAAATCCTCAAAGGCTAGTTCTTTGTCCATCAACATTTCAATTTCCAAAAGGGGCACTTCCTCTTTGGCTGTTACAAAACTAATGGCAATCCCTTCCTTATCAGCTCTACCCGTTCTACCAATCCTATGAATATATTGTTCAGGGATTTCTGGAATTTCAAAATTAATAACATGGGTAACATCCGAAATATCCAAACCTCTTGCCATGACATCGGTGGTAATCAACCCTCTTACTTCTCCTTCTTCAAACTTCTTCATTGCACGAAGACGGTAATTCTGAGATTTGTTAGAATGTATTACATCAAATACATCTGGATACCATTCGGATATTGTATTAAATAAGTAATCGGCGTGCTTTTTATTATTTGCAAATACCAATACTTTAGAGAAATCTTCATGCTGCTCCAAAAGGAATTTTAGCAAATTAATTTTCGTATTAAAATTTTCTACCTTGTATCCTTTCTGAACAATCTTCTCTAGAGGAGTTCCTGACCTTGCTAAACTGATTTCCTGAGGGCTGTTAAAATACTCATACAACATTTCATCTACAGCATCCGTCATTGTCGCAGAGAACAGAACATTTTGTCTTTTCTCTCTCAAGATTTCGAAAATGTGGGTAAGTTGATGTCTGAATCCTAAATTCAGCATCTCATCAAACTCATCAATCACCAAATGCTTAACTTCTTTTAAACTTACAGCATTATCAATGGCTAAATCCAATACCCTACCTGGGGTTCCCACTAGGATATCTACTCCACCATCAAATTTCAATTTTTGAGTATTGATATTTACCCCTCCAAAAACGCCTAATACTCTTGTGCTAAGATTTTCGGTTAAGCTTTCTAAGATTTCAGAAACCTGTACTACCAATTCGCGAGTTGGTACCAATATCAATACTGTAGGTGCTCCGGATTTGGAATATTTCCACATCTTAAGGATAGGCAAAAGATAAGCTAGGGTCTTCCCAGTCCCTGTTTGTGCAATCCCCATAACATCTTTTCCAGAAAGTACTGGTTTAAAACTCTTAAGCTGTATTGGGGTAGGAATGGTAATTCCTAACTGATCTAGCGATTCTTCCAATTTTCGAGGAAGTTCAAAATCCTTAAATGTTATCATTTTGCAAAGATAGTTTTTTTTAAGAAAAATCCTCAATTTCTATTTTCCTATTCAAGATAAAAAGCCTATAATTCTTGCATTCATCGATATCGTTTTTACCTCTCATAAAAGTAATCTATAAGCCTGCTTATCATAGGTCAAGGCAAAAAAGTATAAAGTTTTGTATCTTTGCAGACATTTTTATATTCATATAATGAAGCCTAATTTATTAAAATACATACATTTATTATTTGGGTTAAGTTTTAGCTTAAACAACGCTCAGATTGTTCAATATTCGATAGAAAAACCTCAAGATAGCATTGCAGAGAAAAAATGTTTTTTGAAAAAAATCATTCATTATTTTGAAGAATCCAAAATCGATAAATCCAATAAAAAATTTGATATTTCCTTTATTGGAGGACCTAGCTACTCGGTAGATACAAAACTAGGATTGGGATTAATGGCTTCTGGTCTTTACCGTATCGATAAAGAAAATCTTACTCTAGCTCCCTCCAATGTATCGATATATACTAATTTTACGACAAGTGGTTTTTTCTCCGTAGGGATAGATAATCACACCATATTTCCTAACGACCAGTACCGAATAGATCTGGATACTTATTTTGCCTATATGCCGAATTTATATTTCGGGAGAGGATATGAGGCAGGAGCTAATGAGAAATCTTCAAAATTTGATGAATACCGCCTTTCCTTTAAAGCTGATTTCACTACTAAAGTATTACCCAACACCTATGTAGGGGCTACAGTAACGGCTAAAAACATTAAAGGAAAAAACTTTGAAGACAGTAGTTTACAACCTAACGAAAGCCTTTCTAACACTATTATTGGAGGAGGATATATCCTTTCTTATGACAGTAGGGATTTCATCCCGAATCCTTCCAAAGGGATTTTATTGAAATTAGAACAAAGCTTTTACCCTAAAGCTTTAGGAAGCATCCAAAGTTTCAACAAAATAGATGTAAGTGCTAGGGCCTACCAACAAATATGGAAAGGCGGAATCCTAGCTTTTGACCTTAATGGTATTTTCAATAACGGAAATACTCCTTGGAATATGTTATCCATGCTAGGAGGATCGCGACAAATGCGAGGCTATTATACTGGGATGTACCGAGATAAAAAGCAAATCAACTCTCAGATAGAATTAAGACAAAAAGTATATAGAAGAAATGGTGTAGTTACCTGGGTGGGAGCAGGATCTGTCTTTGATAGTTTTAACCATTGGGATTGGAAACACGTTCTCCCTTCTTACGGTATTGGCTACCGATGGGAGTTTAAAAAGCGTGTTAATGTCCGTATCGACTATGGTTTTGGGAAAGGACAAAGTGGTTTCTACTTCAATATTAACGAGGCTTTTTAAGTCTAATCATTCTAAAATTTATAAAAAAAAACGACATTATTCTCTCATGAGATTTCATTTAAAAAATATACAAGCTCAATACCTTCTGGCATACTATCTTTTGGTAAGCTTAATTCCTAGTTTATACTTTTTATTTACCCATCCTTCTAATATATTCGGAAAGTTATGTGCGATTACCTTCCCTATTGGATTGGTTCTTCTGATTCTTTCTGCACTTAAAAATACTGGTAAGTGGTATTTGATTTTATTCCCGCTTACCTTCATTAACGCCTTTCAGATTGTTCTCTTTTATCTATTTGGGGATGATGTTATCGCCTCCGACATGTTTCTAAATGTAGTTACGACCAACACTTCTGAAATTAACGAGCTACTAGGATCTTTACTTCCTTCTATTGCACTCGTTGTAGGCTTATATATCCCGCCAATTATATTTGCTATCTTACAATGGAAACAGAAAAACTTTTTATCTTTTTCTCTCCGAAAAAAGCTAATTCCCATTGCCGCGATTATCTTAATTTTTTCTTTTGGCTTTTCTTTACTTGCAAAAAAGAACAATGGAAGTAAATTTCAATATTACACTGATGTTTACCCTATTAATGCTTTTTATAATTTAAAATACGCATATGATAAGTTTAATAAAGTAAAAAACTATCCTGTTTCTTCACTCAACTTCAAATACCAAGCTACGCGAAAAGGAGAAAATAAAGACAGGCAAATTATTGTATTAATTGTAGGAGAAACCAGTAGAGCTGATAATTGGGGTTTATACGGATATTCTAGAAATACTACTCCCTTGCTAGAAAAACAAAGTAACCTTATTGCATTTCCCGATGCGATTACACAGGCCAACGCCACTCATAAGAGTGTCTCGATGATTCTTTCCAGCAACGACGCCAATAATTACAATGAAATTTATCAAAGAAAAGGTATTGTTGAAGCCTTTAAAGAAGCTGACTTTAAAACCATATGTATTTCTAACCAAGCAGAAAACGGATCTTTTATAGAATACTTTACCAAAGAGGCTGATCTTTATAAAACCCTAAGAGTTACCAATACCAAAACCAGAGTGGTAGAAAACCATTTCGATAATGAACTAGTTCCTCTTATGGAAAAAGAAATCAAAGAAAATCCTGGTAATTTATTTATCATCATCCATAGCTATGGGTCACATTTCAAATATATGGAACGTTATCCTAAGGCGTTCCAAAAATTTACTCCAGATTTAATTACCAATGTCGATCATTTTCAGAAACAGAGATTGGTAAATGCCTATGATAATAGTATTTTATACACCGATTATTTTTTATCCAACACTATAGATACTTTAAAAAAGACCAAAGCTTCTACTTTGATGATGTACACTTCAGATCATGGAGAAGATTTATTTGATGACAAACGAGGAAAGTTTTTGCACTCCTCTCCTACTCCTACCTATTATCAATTGAAAATACCTATGCTATTGTGGTATTCCGACCAATATCAACAACAGCATTCGGATAAAATAAAAAATATCCACCAGCATCAATCATTACCGGTTAACACCAGCATTATATTCTCTACATTGTTGGAAGCTGCTGATATTTCATCTCCTTATTTACAACCTCATTTATCGATTATTAATCCTAAATTTTCTTTAAAAGAGAGAATGTACCTTAATGATCATGATCAGGCTGTTTGGTATCAAAAACTAAACTTGAAACCTCAGGATTTCGAGATGATTAAAAAGAATAAAATTGGAAATTAACTTCATTGTTATGAACACTTCAAATATTAGAAAAGCAGGTATTACCGCTTTATTATTTTCAAGCTTTACCTTAAATGCACAGAAAATAGAAGCGATTCCTTTTGGCAATATGGATCATTGGATTACCAGACAAGTGAAGGAATCATTTGTTATCGGTGGGCACACTCAAAAACTTTATGAGATAGGAGATGCTAGAGATAGCGTAGCTCCTAACAAGCCTTACGTTAACCGACATTCTCCATGGGCTACTTCTTCTGTTTTGGCTACCGTAAGCGGAATTACCAAAGGTAGTGTAACTGTTTTTCCTGAAAATAGAGGAAATGGAAAAGCTGCACGATTAGAAACTAGAGTGGAAAAAGTAAAAGTTCTCGGAGTACTCAATATCAATGTATTGGCAAGCGGAACCATCTTTTTAGGGCATATGATAGAGCCTATTAAAGACACTAAAAACCCACAAGCTAAATTAGTTACAGGTATCCCTTTTAGTAAAAAGCCAGACTTCTTAGAATTCGACTATAAGGTAACTACAGGAGGAGCTTCTAGAAAGATTAACGGACTAAGTGCTAGTGGATCCGCAACTGGGACTACTGATAAAGCAGAAGTTTTTATTTTACTACAACACCGTTGGGAAGATGCCCAAGGTAATGTGCATGCTAAACGTATCGGTACAGGATGGGAAAGGATATTCCAATCCACAAGCTCGTGGAAAAACAATCACCGAATTCCAGTTTTTTACGGCAATATGACCAACCAAAGAGGATATGCTAGCTACATGGGATTAAAAAATGGAGCCCACGCTTATTACACCCGAAATAGCAAAGGAAAAATGGTGCCTATACATGAGGATGGTTGGGGAGATGCTAATGATAAAGTTACCCACCTTATTGTCCAGTTCTCTTCAAGTAACGGAGGAGCTTATATCGGAAATCCTAACTCTAAATTATGGATAGACAATGTTGGATTAGGTTATAACTAATCTACATTCATCAGTAATAAAGAGAAAGGCGACTCTAATTGAATCGCCTTTTTCTATATTCTTAAATCTCATTAAGATTACACCAACATGCTTAGTGGGTTTTCTAAATAAGCTTTTAATGTTTGTAAGAATTCAGCACCTGTTGCACCATCAATTACTCTATGGTCACAAGCTAAAGATAGTTTCATAATATTACCTACCACAATTTCACCATTCTTAACCACTGGTTTTTCGATAATTGCACCTACTGAAAGAATTGCTGAATTAGGTTGGTTAATGATACTTGTAAAGGTTTCAATACCGAACATTCCTAGGTTAGAAATAGAGAAAGTACTTCCCTCCATTTCATTTGCTTTTAGTCCTTTAGATTTTGCTCTAGAAGCCATATCTTTTACAGAAGCTGAAATCTGAGAATAAGACATGAAATCGGTATTTTTAAGTACAGGAACTACTAATCCATCAGGAATTGCCACTGCAACCCCAATATTAACATTAGCATGATGTACAATTTTATCTCCTGCCCATGAGCTATTTACCATCGGGTGTTTTCTTAAAGCTACAGCTGTTGCTTTAATAATCATATCATTAAATGATATTTTGGTATCAGGTAAGCTGTTTATTTCTTTTCTTGTAGCAATTGCTTTACTCATATCCACCTCTACCATTAGATAGTAGTGAGGAGCAGAGAATTTACTTTCTGAAAGTCTTTTAGCAATTACATTACGAACTTGTGAGTTAGGAGTTTCAGTATCTTCGCCAGACATAAAGCTTACCACAGGAGCTGGAGTAGTAGCTGCTGGTTTTACCTCAGCAACTGCTGGAGTAGCTTCAACCGCTGGGGCTACTTTTGCTGGAGTAGCCTGATAGTTTTCTACATCTTTTTTAACGATACGTCCATTATCTCCAGAACCTTGGATAGTTGAAATATCAATTCCTTTTTCTGAAGCTATTTTTTTAGCCAAAGGAGAAATTGCAATTCTTCCTGATGTAGAAGAAGCTGCTACTACTGCTTTAGGAGCTTCGCTCACTGGAGTTGTATCTGCTACTGGAGTTGAAGTAGCCACTGGTACTCCAGATGTTAATCCTGAAACATCTGTACCTGCAGGGCCTATAATTGCTAAAACGCTATCTACAGGAGCCCCTTCACCTTCAGCAACACCTTGGTAAAGAAGAACACCATCAAACTCAGATTCAAAATCTTGAACAGCTTTGTCGGTTTCAA encodes:
- a CDS encoding TlpA disulfide reductase family protein — translated: METKKKREKIINYSLIVILLIIFFIPDVKVLVQQGMMKLGLFQPKLEKVEPSQTEQNQISMSFKNAQGEVVDLQSLEGKVVFINFWATWCPPCRAEMPTIQSLYNQFKNDDEVVFVLLEVDGNQMKAEKIMKDKQWNLPVYYSNSAIPSYFFQGTLPTTVILDKNGNKVHQTQGMADYSGQKMIDFLNSLKS
- a CDS encoding AAA family ATPase gives rise to the protein MNIVDLLIFEREKVDWKDVVMSEENRKSIDQLLKEFYYLDELKKYNLPVNNKVLLYGHSGCGKTMTAKAIASSLNRALLILDLSSFVSSRIGETAKNIKMVFEKAEREKAVLFLDEFDHIGKMRGNDDQDVGEMRRMVNALIQMIDQCSDRTLLIAATNHPDILDVALLRRFQVKIGYNMPDHSALDLYYDQLLKDFPEDLKHFDRKYDISYAEAKDFALTKMKESLIKTLENNL
- a CDS encoding YggS family pyridoxal phosphate-dependent enzyme, with translation MESDILHNLDIILKRIENACIKSNRNPDEVKLLMATKTVSAEKISIALKAGQCLIGENKVQEVKEKYEDLKPIPHTSHFIGHLQTNKIKDLLRCEVSCIESLDRYDAAEKLQQRLEFEDKTMDVFIQVNTSNEESKFGVAPKDAVELVKKVALLDRIKIKGLMTIGLFSAEEDKIRPCFKILKNLQQEILQLQIPNVEMKELSMGMSGDLEIAIEEGATIVRVGTAIFGKRIYPDSYYWNEGKA
- a CDS encoding metal-dependent transcriptional regulator translates to MNSLSKENYLKALFHLANHKNEILVKDLSDTLGIRMPSVNSMMKKFAAEGWVVFESYKPIILTEEGRRKAALIVRKHRLTEMFLVEKMGFGWEQVHNIAEELEHIQSEQFFDKIDQLLNFPKADPHGSPIPDKEGNIIKTNYFKLSECEEGSQVKFVALNSSSDDFLRFLNNKKLALGTEIQILETESFDKSKKVSYDGITETFSIVVLEKILVEKL
- a CDS encoding potassium/proton antiporter; translated protein: MNLTTENILLVGSLLLFISIIVGKTSYKFGVPTLLFFLAVGMLAGSEGIGGIHFNDPKAAQFIGIISLNFILFSGGLDTNWKAVKPILKQGLALSTIGVLLTALILGGFVWLVTDFTIYESLLLGSIVSSTDAAAVFSILRSKSLALRSNLRPTLELESGSNDPMAYVLTLLFLSLVVNQDLSFTSMIPIFFKQMLLGAILGFGFGKISKWIVNSIKLDFEGLYPVLVIALMFITFSATDFFGGNGFLAIYICAVYLGNQDLIHKQAIYKMYDGLAWLMQIVLFLTLGLLVFPSQIVPYMGIGILISAFLILVARPASVFLSLIFFKMRLRRRFYISWVGLRGAVPIVFATYPLLAGIEKAPVIFNIVFFISVTSVLIQGTTLSIVAKWLNVALPQKVKKLTEIDKIMLNLPKSSMKEVEVNTDFFAVNKRIVDLNFPTTAFIVMIQRGERYIRPGGSTIIKENDRLMVIADKDEDFEKVTESLRYP
- a CDS encoding patatin-like phospholipase family protein, whose translation is MRKNKDITLVLSGGGARGLAHIGVIEELNAQGYQIKSITGTSMGALVGGLYAMGKLEEFKLWVSKLNRYSVLRLLDFSFKSGGLIKGEKVLNLLRILIPGENIENLQLPFQCVATDLQTQQAVVFNSGKIYDAIHASIAIPGIFNPIQKGEMVLVDGGVLNNIPTQFAIKTSETDKILAVNANAKIPYGEIQHSHLSSNMSMFRISNRSISLMMETIGNFNLKEYPADFMISLSRYSCELYEFYKAEQQIEYGRKVAREQLSEYPF
- a CDS encoding DEAD/DEAH box helicase — translated: MITFKDFELPRKLEESLDQLGITIPTPIQLKSFKPVLSGKDVMGIAQTGTGKTLAYLLPILKMWKYSKSGAPTVLILVPTRELVVQVSEILESLTENLSTRVLGVFGGVNINTQKLKFDGGVDILVGTPGRVLDLAIDNAVSLKEVKHLVIDEFDEMLNLGFRHQLTHIFEILREKRQNVLFSATMTDAVDEMLYEYFNSPQEISLARSGTPLEKIVQKGYKVENFNTKINLLKFLLEQHEDFSKVLVFANNKKHADYLFNTISEWYPDVFDVIHSNKSQNYRLRAMKKFEEGEVRGLITTDVMARGLDISDVTHVINFEIPEIPEQYIHRIGRTGRADKEGIAISFVTAKEEVPLLEIEMLMDKELAFEDFPEEVEINPKKIESEKEVVKMKNPTKAPNIELGGGAFHEKKAKNKKINLGGPTKRKPPKTKPKNRGQQKQKARKKK